A genomic stretch from Phycisphaerae bacterium includes:
- a CDS encoding tetratricopeptide repeat protein: MTMINDDTLHDRSRWLTLGGLLLVAALAFAFGWPSRHGEFLYGDDRYFVVEHVFINHPSWRNAWNLVTMVHSDLYQPIPMLSLMLDYALAGPDVAGRFPVSTWTFHVTNIALHTLNAAMAFLIVLRLARCRRVALVAGLLFACHPFAMEPVAWITGRMVLLTATFSLALILVCLSRRPGHEGRWAILAIAAWLGSVLSKMLPSVPLAAAWCDVQFRGRLTRRAWLVYAILLVIGAAGTTLAVRATHEMGFFEDTQAEATTSIPVRILIASRYYFENYLWPARLSAWAPPPHRVPFLSLPVAIALAEWAALFALLLWSRRRCRLAYVGLVLFLLLIAPFLAAVAARTFLTADRYMYLPMLGLHLALAAAVVQVFDALHRKWSLLPATALFGTAILALVAVYLQIGWRQAGYWKNMVAQAHRTLEVFPDSVDAYYEVARSYTHAGDLDGALRIVQEGRRRWPDDPGLALRAGEVYRHRKDWPRAEKELSYAAARLGGSDVFVRHALARVLDEVGRHDEARDYYRRILDDQPGNLPTVVALAKSFEKTAEWDAALAAYRRAVGINPFHRDSLLSLAVLLMKREEWTEAKPHLLAILELNPNDQAALLNLGVVEARSGNAVEAEALYNRLIEMDANNTSARLNRAALWMTTGRNTEAQTEFRAILTKDPDNRDAMIGLHEALQRAGQFRELVALWRAYKGDSIPEPERWSWLVWSLALTHDGDHAVRYAAPLPEKCAPRSFANWAIAYLAFVENEINAPPEILGPPSSPTVPTTNRLEWLRMVQLALEVLPSDQRNSPAGLYLLARLALENNNTALAAQAARQCAASATDAQLKNAANAVLEVIAKSQEKSSTTTQKSQPPDGLAG, from the coding sequence ATGACAATGATCAATGACGACACATTGCATGATCGCTCGCGTTGGTTGACGCTTGGTGGTCTTCTCCTCGTCGCCGCGCTCGCCTTCGCCTTCGGCTGGCCCTCCCGCCACGGCGAATTCCTCTACGGTGACGACCGCTACTTTGTCGTCGAGCACGTCTTCATCAATCACCCCTCCTGGCGCAACGCGTGGAACCTCGTCACGATGGTCCACAGCGACCTCTACCAGCCGATTCCGATGCTCTCGCTCATGCTCGACTACGCCCTTGCCGGCCCCGACGTCGCCGGCCGGTTTCCCGTCAGCACGTGGACGTTCCACGTCACCAATATCGCCCTGCACACGCTCAACGCGGCGATGGCCTTCCTCATCGTCCTCCGCCTCGCCCGCTGCCGCCGCGTCGCGCTCGTCGCCGGCCTCCTCTTCGCCTGCCATCCCTTCGCCATGGAGCCGGTCGCCTGGATCACCGGCCGAATGGTCCTGCTCACCGCGACGTTTTCGCTCGCCCTCATTCTCGTATGCCTATCCCGCCGCCCCGGTCACGAAGGTCGCTGGGCCATCCTTGCGATCGCCGCATGGCTCGGTTCCGTCCTCAGCAAAATGTTACCCAGCGTGCCGCTCGCCGCGGCCTGGTGCGACGTCCAATTTCGCGGCCGCCTGACGCGCCGCGCCTGGCTCGTGTACGCGATCCTCCTCGTCATCGGCGCGGCCGGCACGACGCTCGCTGTCAGGGCGACGCATGAAATGGGTTTCTTCGAGGACACACAGGCCGAAGCCACGACCAGCATCCCCGTCCGCATCCTGATCGCCAGTCGCTATTATTTCGAAAACTACCTCTGGCCTGCGCGTCTTTCCGCCTGGGCACCACCGCCCCATCGCGTCCCCTTTCTCTCCCTCCCTGTCGCCATTGCCCTCGCCGAATGGGCGGCATTGTTCGCACTGCTCCTCTGGTCGCGGCGACGATGCCGTCTCGCCTACGTCGGACTCGTGCTGTTCCTGCTCCTGATCGCGCCCTTCCTCGCCGCCGTCGCCGCGCGCACCTTCCTGACCGCTGACCGCTACATGTACCTGCCGATGCTCGGCCTGCACCTCGCGCTTGCCGCCGCAGTCGTCCAGGTCTTCGACGCCCTCCACAGGAAATGGTCGCTCCTCCCCGCAACCGCGCTGTTCGGGACCGCAATCCTCGCGCTCGTCGCGGTCTATTTGCAAATCGGCTGGCGCCAGGCCGGCTACTGGAAGAACATGGTCGCCCAGGCACATCGCACACTCGAAGTCTTCCCCGACAGCGTCGACGCGTACTACGAAGTCGCCCGCTCATACACCCATGCGGGAGACTTGGATGGGGCCCTGCGTATCGTCCAGGAAGGGCGCCGCCGCTGGCCGGACGACCCCGGGCTCGCCCTCCGTGCCGGCGAGGTTTATCGCCACAGGAAAGATTGGCCGCGCGCCGAGAAAGAGCTGTCTTATGCCGCCGCCCGATTGGGAGGAAGTGATGTCTTCGTGCGCCACGCCCTCGCCCGCGTGCTCGACGAAGTCGGCCGGCATGACGAAGCCCGCGACTACTACCGCCGCATCCTCGATGATCAGCCCGGCAATCTCCCCACCGTCGTAGCCCTCGCCAAGAGCTTCGAAAAGACCGCCGAATGGGACGCCGCCCTCGCCGCCTACCGCCGCGCCGTCGGTATCAACCCCTTCCACCGCGACAGCCTGCTCTCGCTGGCGGTCTTGCTGATGAAGCGGGAGGAATGGACCGAGGCAAAACCGCACCTGCTCGCTATCCTCGAACTCAACCCCAACGACCAGGCCGCCCTGCTCAACCTCGGCGTCGTTGAGGCACGGTCGGGCAACGCCGTCGAGGCCGAGGCCCTCTACAACCGGCTTATCGAGATGGATGCCAACAACACCTCCGCCCGCCTCAATCGCGCCGCCCTCTGGATGACCACCGGTCGCAACACCGAGGCCCAAACCGAATTTCGCGCCATCCTCACGAAAGACCCCGACAACCGCGATGCGATGATCGGTCTGCACGAAGCGCTGCAGCGAGCGGGGCAGTTCCGGGAACTCGTCGCTCTGTGGCGCGCATACAAAGGGGACTCTATCCCTGAACCTGAACGCTGGTCCTGGCTGGTATGGTCGCTCGCCCTGACTCACGACGGCGACCACGCCGTACGATATGCCGCTCCGCTGCCTGAAAAATGCGCGCCCCGGTCCTTCGCAAATTGGGCCATTGCATATCTGGCATTCGTTGAAAACGAGATTAATGCTCCTCCCGAGATCTTGGGACCCCCTAGTTCCCCCACAGTTCCCACTACCAATCGCCTCGAATGGCTCCGCATGGTCCAACTCGCCCTCGAAGTCCTTCCTTCCGATCAGCGCAACTCTCCCGCCGGTCTTTACCTCCTCGCCCGCCTCGCCCTCGAAAATAACAACACCGCGCTCGCCGCCCAGGCCGCCCGCCAATGCGCGGCGTCCGCAACGGACGCACAACTCAAAAACGCCGCAAATGCCGTTCTCGAAGTGATTGCTAAGTCGCAAGAAAAATCGTCGACGACAACGCAAAAATCTCAGCCGCCCGATGGCTTGGCCGGATAG
- a CDS encoding tetratricopeptide repeat protein — protein sequence MPSPSVLAPPNVPAHRVTYTSTVAGMLFVALVALAFGWPTRLGGYIAGDDERLALNHVYVNHPSLANAARLLTIVHGDLYQPLPVLSFQLNYALAKPSPDSTHGVSLYGFHLTNILLHAANAALVFLVASRLVPARRDRRIGLLTALFFACHPFAVEPVAWISGRTILLATLFSLILLLELPFGRSPIASTLAWLLALGSKVLPTVPIAAMWCDWRLNGSIPPRRRSIYALLILITAAATWFVYRATSEAGFIDAMQAEPADPVPIRILLAGRYYLESYVWPNRLAGWSPPPQGHNLASPAVLIALVEYAALLILIALTWRRQRTICLGLVLFLILIAPFLAASVARRFLAADRYMYLPIVGLHLAVASAAIAVFDALRRRLGPVTAALPTMIPATACLIAWFIVGWRLGPTWSTNVTRNQRALDVYGDNVLAHVELAKAYVIEKLPDEALITIAKARTRWPDHPRLAGVAGEAHRLKKQWSAAAGELSRAAAGLPHHLWTLYYLARTYDDMGEAARARALYTDILDQHASYFPALVALARNHEKSGNIPAAIEAYERAITINPHDRDALLSLAVLRIRQKDWPDAEWSLQSILRLDPNDPAALLNLGVILARTNRPTEALTIYDRLLARDPAASTPRLNRAALLGQLNRPAEAEADYRAVLAAHPDHYDAAVGLHELLQQQHREPELPAHWRKVAAAGTAGVQPWIVWSEALAGNSESAQRAATTIASESRDRPFTDWALAYLALRENRTQDFKDILSKFSADPSVTHASLQQARIIRLALLNLPDPLRDSPAVHFALANAFLYDRQTDAARAVLSQLMQSEKGGGWGEAAEDLYRRIEDAGTRPTTSAPRSSRMPIQP from the coding sequence ATGCCGTCGCCTAGTGTATTGGCGCCTCCCAATGTTCCGGCGCACCGCGTAACGTACACCAGCACTGTCGCCGGCATGCTCTTCGTCGCCCTCGTCGCCCTCGCCTTCGGCTGGCCCACGCGGCTTGGCGGCTACATCGCCGGTGACGACGAACGCCTCGCCCTGAATCACGTCTACGTCAACCACCCGTCGCTCGCCAACGCCGCCCGACTCCTTACCATTGTCCACGGCGATCTTTACCAACCGCTCCCCGTCCTCTCCTTCCAACTCAACTACGCCCTCGCCAAGCCGAGCCCCGATTCGACGCACGGCGTCAGCCTCTACGGCTTCCATCTCACCAACATCCTCCTCCACGCCGCCAACGCCGCGCTCGTCTTCCTTGTCGCGTCCCGCCTCGTCCCGGCGCGCCGGGACCGCCGCATCGGACTGCTCACTGCACTATTCTTCGCGTGCCACCCCTTCGCCGTCGAGCCCGTAGCCTGGATCAGCGGACGCACGATCCTCCTGGCCACTCTCTTTTCGCTAATCCTGCTCCTCGAGTTACCGTTCGGTCGATCGCCCATCGCGTCCACGCTTGCGTGGCTCCTCGCGCTCGGATCCAAAGTGCTACCGACTGTCCCCATCGCCGCTATGTGGTGCGATTGGCGACTCAACGGTTCAATTCCACCACGAAGGCGTTCCATCTACGCGCTTCTCATCCTGATCACCGCCGCCGCAACCTGGTTCGTCTATCGCGCGACGAGCGAGGCCGGGTTCATCGACGCCATGCAGGCCGAACCCGCCGACCCTGTCCCGATCCGCATCCTCCTCGCCGGTCGCTACTACCTCGAAAGCTATGTCTGGCCCAACCGCCTCGCCGGTTGGTCGCCGCCGCCCCAAGGACACAACCTGGCGTCGCCCGCCGTCCTCATCGCACTCGTCGAATACGCCGCCCTGCTCATCCTCATCGCCCTCACCTGGCGACGCCAACGCACGATCTGCCTCGGTCTCGTCCTCTTCCTCATCCTCATCGCCCCCTTCCTCGCCGCATCCGTCGCCCGCCGCTTCCTCGCAGCCGACCGTTACATGTACCTCCCCATCGTCGGTCTGCACCTCGCCGTTGCGTCCGCCGCCATCGCTGTCTTTGACGCGCTGCGCCGACGGTTGGGACCCGTCACCGCTGCGCTTCCGACGATGATCCCGGCGACGGCCTGCCTGATCGCGTGGTTCATCGTCGGCTGGCGACTCGGTCCCACTTGGTCCACCAACGTTACGCGAAACCAGCGAGCCCTCGACGTTTACGGTGACAATGTCCTTGCCCACGTCGAACTCGCCAAGGCCTACGTCATCGAGAAACTGCCCGACGAAGCCCTCATCACCATCGCCAAGGCCCGCACGCGCTGGCCGGACCACCCGCGCCTCGCCGGTGTCGCCGGCGAAGCCCATCGCCTCAAAAAGCAATGGTCCGCCGCCGCCGGGGAACTCAGCCGCGCCGCCGCCGGTCTTCCGCATCACCTTTGGACGCTCTACTACCTTGCCCGTACCTACGACGACATGGGCGAGGCCGCCCGAGCTCGCGCGCTCTACACCGATATTCTTGACCAGCATGCGAGTTATTTCCCTGCCCTCGTCGCCCTCGCACGCAATCACGAAAAATCCGGCAATATCCCCGCCGCCATCGAGGCCTACGAGCGCGCGATCACCATCAACCCCCACGATCGCGACGCGCTCTTATCCCTCGCCGTGCTCCGCATCCGCCAGAAAGACTGGCCGGATGCAGAGTGGTCGCTGCAATCCATCCTGCGACTCGACCCCAACGACCCCGCCGCCCTCCTCAACCTCGGCGTCATCCTTGCCCGAACCAATCGCCCGACGGAAGCCCTCACTATTTATGACCGCCTGCTCGCACGCGACCCCGCGGCGTCAACACCTCGCCTCAATCGCGCCGCCCTATTGGGTCAGCTCAATCGCCCCGCAGAGGCCGAAGCTGACTACCGCGCCGTCCTCGCTGCGCACCCCGATCACTACGACGCCGCGGTCGGTCTCCACGAACTGCTCCAGCAGCAGCATCGCGAGCCGGAGCTGCCCGCCCATTGGCGAAAAGTCGCGGCCGCGGGCACCGCCGGCGTACAACCGTGGATCGTTTGGTCCGAGGCCCTTGCCGGCAATTCCGAATCTGCACAACGTGCGGCAACAACGATCGCTTCCGAATCACGCGATCGCCCATTCACCGACTGGGCCCTCGCCTACCTCGCCCTCCGCGAAAACCGCACGCAAGACTTCAAGGACATCTTGAGCAAGTTCTCCGCTGATCCATCGGTCACCCATGCTTCCCTCCAACAGGCCCGCATCATTCGACTCGCCCTGCTCAATCTCCCCGACCCCCTCCGCGACTCCCCCGCCGTTCATTTCGCCCTGGCCAACGCCTTCCTCTACGACCGGCAGACCGATGCCGCCCGTGCCGTTCTCTCGCAGCTTATGCAAAGCGAAAAAGGCGGCGGCTGGGGCGAAGCCGCCGAGGATCTCTACCGAAGAATCGAAGACGCCGGCACCCGACCGACAACCTCCGCCCCCAGGTCCAGCCGCATGCCGATCCAGCCATGA
- the folP gene encoding dihydropteroate synthase: MAESIARHQVIETRHGSLVFGGRCLVMGILNVTPDSFSDGGLYGDPVAAIAHGRRMAAEGADVIDVGGESTRPGSEPVNDDVQIERVVPVIRGLRGEGVDSPISIDTRSAAVAAAALEAGADIVNDVSGARDDPEMAELLAREGAAFVVMHMKGTPATMQIAPQYDDVVAEVGAFFSERAATLEATGVDTSKMIVDPGIGFGKTTEHNLRLLREIGRFVGRWPVLVGASRKRFIREVVGADGILAGTVAVAMHCALAGVGMVRVHDVGPIRRLVESVA; encoded by the coding sequence ATGGCAGAAAGTATCGCACGACATCAAGTGATTGAGACGAGGCATGGGTCGCTGGTGTTTGGCGGGCGATGCCTGGTGATGGGCATCTTAAACGTGACGCCGGATAGCTTCAGTGACGGCGGGCTTTATGGGGATCCCGTGGCGGCGATTGCACATGGGCGGCGGATGGCGGCGGAGGGGGCGGATGTCATCGATGTCGGAGGGGAGTCGACGCGACCGGGGTCGGAGCCGGTGAATGATGACGTGCAAATCGAGCGGGTCGTGCCGGTGATACGGGGGCTGCGGGGCGAAGGCGTTGATTCGCCGATTTCGATCGACACGCGGTCGGCGGCAGTGGCAGCCGCGGCGCTGGAGGCGGGAGCGGACATCGTGAACGACGTGTCGGGGGCGCGGGACGATCCGGAAATGGCGGAGCTGCTCGCGCGAGAGGGCGCGGCCTTCGTGGTGATGCACATGAAGGGGACGCCGGCGACGATGCAGATCGCGCCGCAGTATGACGATGTGGTCGCGGAGGTGGGGGCGTTTTTCAGCGAGCGCGCGGCGACGCTGGAGGCGACCGGCGTCGACACGTCAAAGATGATCGTCGATCCGGGAATCGGATTTGGAAAGACGACAGAGCACAATCTGAGGCTCCTGCGCGAGATCGGGCGGTTCGTTGGACGGTGGCCGGTGCTGGTGGGGGCGTCGAGGAAGCGGTTCATCCGGGAGGTGGTGGGCGCAGACGGCATCCTGGCGGGAACAGTGGCGGTGGCGATGCACTGCGCGCTGGCGGGGGTGGGGATGGTCCGGGTGCATGATGTGGGACCGATTCGGAGGTTGGTTGAATCAGTCGCGTGA